The Haloferax volcanii DS2 genome contains a region encoding:
- a CDS encoding ABC transporter substrate-binding protein, translated as MTGIAGCTGGSNQEGTLGTSSDSDSDQDTDSSSESSSGNLRGGHLRIAITPETTTINPVMMQSKFPQRWGVKLFYSTLTRVDSNLEPYGDLAEDWSSNDASDEWTFTLREATFHDGSPVTAADVKATFDTVYDEEVGSPGMGTMGDIQQVEAVDKRTVKFTLGTQNSDFHKLVSKGWGSIVPEDIVTDAKKRQALGTEEHGSGAFTLESFAPGDQLVGVAYDDYYRTGDDGESLPYIDRISQITIPEKSNQVNALRSGDIDIIWQPGYGQWGLLQSLDSVTAHRTPGGEIANFVMNVSVEPWSDPRVRQAVKHAIDREAILNAVQDGLGTIGQDSLLSPAYEYYSDIGAPERDLEKAKELLAEAGYPDGINLTEEFDLTLQTASNIPHMRGTAVLMQEQLKEAGIEFELETMSYGNWSATVWKKSPFYVGAYGMRISGANFMKLMLHSEGNWNGESDWSNEEFDEVIDKAIAETDVDQKQQYMQTAQKLVRDEGPYAISFYIDTIGASKNYVEKYNLNPLAYQIYPDEYALGSDAPTK; from the coding sequence GTGACAGGAATCGCCGGCTGCACAGGTGGCTCGAACCAAGAGGGAACGCTGGGGACGTCTTCGGATTCGGACTCGGATCAGGACACCGACTCGTCGTCCGAATCAAGTTCCGGCAACCTACGCGGTGGCCATCTCCGGATCGCCATCACGCCGGAGACGACGACCATCAACCCGGTCATGATGCAGTCGAAGTTCCCCCAACGGTGGGGTGTGAAGCTGTTCTACTCCACGCTCACCCGCGTCGACTCTAACCTCGAACCGTACGGCGACTTGGCAGAGGACTGGTCGTCGAACGATGCCTCCGACGAGTGGACGTTCACGCTGCGTGAGGCAACGTTCCACGACGGAAGTCCGGTGACCGCCGCCGACGTGAAAGCGACGTTCGATACGGTATACGACGAGGAAGTCGGGAGCCCCGGCATGGGGACGATGGGCGATATCCAGCAGGTCGAGGCTGTCGACAAGCGTACGGTCAAATTCACCCTTGGGACCCAAAACTCCGACTTCCATAAGCTCGTCTCGAAGGGTTGGGGTTCTATCGTCCCGGAGGACATCGTCACCGACGCCAAGAAGCGCCAAGCACTCGGGACCGAAGAACACGGGTCAGGTGCCTTCACGCTGGAGTCGTTCGCTCCGGGCGATCAGCTTGTTGGGGTCGCGTACGACGATTACTACCGAACAGGTGACGATGGTGAGTCGCTCCCGTACATCGACCGTATCAGCCAGATCACCATTCCCGAGAAGAGCAACCAAGTCAATGCGCTACGATCAGGTGATATCGACATCATCTGGCAGCCCGGCTACGGTCAGTGGGGACTGCTCCAAAGTCTTGACAGCGTGACTGCCCACCGGACACCAGGCGGCGAGATTGCGAACTTCGTGATGAACGTGAGCGTTGAGCCGTGGTCCGACCCACGGGTCCGTCAAGCGGTCAAGCACGCCATCGACCGCGAGGCGATCCTGAACGCGGTTCAGGATGGTCTCGGGACCATCGGTCAGGACTCGCTGCTATCGCCGGCATACGAGTACTACTCGGATATCGGCGCACCCGAGCGCGACCTCGAGAAGGCGAAGGAACTGCTCGCGGAGGCAGGTTACCCCGATGGCATTAACCTCACCGAGGAATTCGACCTCACGCTCCAGACAGCTAGCAATATCCCACATATGCGGGGGACCGCTGTGCTGATGCAAGAGCAACTTAAAGAAGCCGGTATTGAGTTCGAATTGGAGACGATGAGCTATGGCAACTGGAGTGCGACAGTCTGGAAGAAGTCACCTTTCTACGTCGGTGCCTACGGGATGCGTATCAGCGGAGCGAATTTCATGAAGCTCATGCTGCACTCGGAGGGCAACTGGAACGGTGAGTCTGACTGGTCGAACGAAGAGTTCGACGAGGTCATCGACAAGGCCATCGCGGAGACCGATGTAGACCAGAAACAGCAGTACATGCAGACTGCGCAGAAGCTCGTGCGCGACGAGGGACCGTACGCGATATCGTTCTACATCGACACCATCGGGGCCTCGAAGAACTATGTCGAGAAGTACAATCTTAACCCACTCGCCTACCAGATCTACCCAGATGAGTACGCACTCGGCTCGGACGCGCCGACAAAGTAA